CAGCCCTAAGGTATGGAAGCCAGAATCGGATCTTCTTCCaaagcaggaaaaaatattttgtggggTTGATTGGAAGACTTTATTCTTGAAGGACACAGGAAAAGCATTCTGTGTCCAGAAGTCCCTGACTAATAAACCTACTTTGTCTTGATTAACGGTGAAAAGGAATAGTGGAAGGATCAAATTAAATGTacggaaaatattttataacctgTACAATTGTGTGTTTGTTATTTTAGGGTAAAAGCCAAAGCAAGGAACCAGAGAGACCACTTCCTCCCTTAGGTCCCGTGGCAGTGGATCCAAAAGGTTGTGTTACCATAGCCATCCATGCCAAACCTGGCTCCAAGCAAAATGCTGTAACAGGTACGCCTGAACAATGGGATGGGATTCTTGTGTGAATCAAGTGTCTCCTCCACCTTCCCTTTGCTTCATTTAGCTGACAATCATATGACAGTTGagtatatttttacatttgcatttagtcttctccattttaaaattctaaattctcATGAATTGAatacatgatatttaaattatacCCAGTTAGATGAAAACTATTgatatcttttcctttctaaaaatgtatttctaagaatGTGGTATTTTAGGAAAGACACATGTATAGcctaaattattattctttttttattatctatattttttagttgtggatggacacaatgcctttattttatttatttttatgtggtgctgagactcgaacccagtgcctcacacgttctaggcaagtactgtacactgagccacaacccaagccctagATTATTCTCAATTTGTCCTATCCCAAAACTGGAGACACtggccagaaaaagaaaaggcattttgGTCTCCCTTCATGATCACTGACCtaaggaatgggagaaaacctgAGATCTGAGACTCTCATCAATTCCTACATGAACTTGTTTTAAGTCAAACAGTATAAAACATTTCTAGGCCCAGTTTGTACATTTTTCAGATTAGACTGTGGACAAAGAGGCTTTAAGACTATTCTTTCAAACACTAGAAATACCTCAGGACTCTGTTTCTGGTGAAGGAGAAAGGCCAGTCAGTTACTTGAATCCTGTAAAtatgtttacttttgttttaaacacTGGAATTTCAGagagaattggaaaaaaagatttttttggggggggggggtgctggggatcgaacccagggccttgtgcttataaggcaagcactctaccgactgagctatctctccaaccCCAAGGAAGGATTTTGAAGgacaaaagtttaaaaaccatTTATCTCTTGATAAATGTTGTCTTGAAAGTCTTTTGTACTTCTAAAGCTTTGTATAGCAAATTATATGTTGAAAATAATACCTCAGAATTGATGTGCTAGGTAGGCCTGGTTTGTGCTAATGGCCATGTTAGCTTTTCTCTATTGGCTATACCCACTGTGGCCAGGATTTATTATATTGTGTAATCAATTATACAAGTACACAACTATTTTATGTCCCTTGTAAGACAAAAATTCAcatcaacattttcttttgggctggggagatagttcaggggctggggagatagctcagctggtagagtgcttgcctcccaagcacaaggccctgagtttgatccccagtaccgcaaaaaaaaaaaaaaaaaaaaaaaaaaaacttttcttttccatctatTATAAGATACATTTTGATTTCAAagatgttaaaatgtaaaaaactgTGTGTCCGAGAATTGGTGACAGGATGGGATGGAGGGTTGTTTTACTACCTCATTCTTGTGGATTCTGTGGCCATGTTGTTTACATAGGGTGTGAGTGTGTAGAAATGCCTGAACAATGCCATATGCTGGATCAAGCTCATTTGTAAACTGCTTTGAGTAAATACTTCCCTTTCTTAATAACGGTGGAGGGTTATAGGGCATATTAACTTGATTCCAAattcctcacttgtaaaatggagataataatggtgtttttatcttctttataaaGTCATTATGAGGCTTAGGTTAATATATGTAGAGCTGTTCATGTATGTTCATGTGTGTTTCAAATTGGTGGGTAGTAAATGCtgtataaatgttaaataaacattattcaaTTTTCAAAGCATATAAAATGCATCTTGCATAAGATATGAACTGACATGCTCTCCTTTTCCTGATGTGGAAAACCCTGAATGACCCTTTACAATTCAGCAAGCTTCCTTGTTCTTGCACTTCATCAATTACCATGCTGGGGCTGAAGCCCAGCTAGTTTAACTCCCTGCCTGGAACTCTTCCTATTAGACCAAGTGCAGCTTCCAGTTGCCTAAGTCCAAGATATTCTCCAGGATTCTAAGCCCATCTTGGTCAGCAGAATAGAGCAAATATAGGTTTTCTATTCTGGATTTACTTTCTACAATGGTAGATGCACATGTATCATGTTTATGTTCCTTGAAGTATGATGAGTTtaatcattcatttcttcaacagttttttttggttttgttactGAGGGTTTAACCCAATCCAACAGTTATTAATCAAAAATCTAGTATGTGGCAGGCAAATGCAAGCTCTTTTACAAAATGCCTcacttcaagaagaaaaagaactcaagGATATAGTTCACATCGTTTCATTCCAGATTTGTCAACTGAAGCTGTAAATGTAGCTATCGCAGCACCTCCATCAGAGGGAGAGGCTAACGCTGAGCTCTGTCGGTATCTTTCCAAGGTTTTAGAACTCAGGAGAAGTGATGTGGTTTTGGATAAGGTAggtgtctctctctttttaaaaatctttgattaTTGCCACACAATCATGATTCATAAAATACTAGTTTGCTTCTTCAAATAATTTGGGAaatcagtttgtttttaaatcacatattCATGTAATCACAAAAATCTGAATTCTTCTTGTGTATCTCCTGAGTATCTGCTGCCTCAGTTCTTATTCAGACTTGTCTATACTGTCTTAGATTCCTTAATTGCCACCATTTCTAGCATTTTCATCCTGCCCAAACCCACTGTCAGATTAATCTTGCTATTCTTcctttaagacaaaaaaaaatgttccttgttGTCATCTCCATTAGAGTTTATAAGGTATTTCTAATCCTCCCTGTTGTCTTTGCTCACTAGGAGAAGCTCTTCAGGAAGCTAGTGCGTTCATCTATAGTCATTAGTAATGTGGTTTTGTACTTCAAAATTATTGGGGAATGATTCTCAATACAGGTTCCTGGGCATCGCCTTAGACATAGAATTTAGAGTGTAGAATCTTGAAACTGAGTATGTAAGAGTGGGACCCAGCCATGTGTATATCTTTGAAGTTTCACTTGTTTTTCATGCTATGTAATATAGATCATATCTGGCAGCATTCAACATCCTTGATTAATAAACTGCACCTAAAAAAATCTATCTGATCAGGTTATTTCTCCTGCTATCCCCAAGCTGTGGCTggtcatttctgatttttctgccaGTACTCATGTTTTGACATTTGCCTGAGGCTCCCCACTGTTCTACCTGTATAAATTCTGCCCATCTAAATAAATTCCTgttcaaattttatcttct
The Sciurus carolinensis chromosome 2, mSciCar1.2, whole genome shotgun sequence DNA segment above includes these coding regions:
- the C2H15orf40 gene encoding UPF0235 protein C15orf40 homolog; protein product: MVRLGGCFRHLSAGLGTQASSSGVKMPKKASATNKGKSQSKEPERPLPPLGPVAVDPKGCVTIAIHAKPGSKQNAVTDLSTEAVNVAIAAPPSEGEANAELCRYLSKVLELRRSDVVLDKGGKSREKVVKLLASTTAEEILEKLKKEAKKK